GGGGATCACCAGGACAGGCTGATCTCCAGCTCGGTCTCGCCGCCCTCTTCGATCTCGAGCTCGACCTCGAGCTCCACCTGGTCCGGGACGGTCACGACGACGTCGCGGCCGGCGTGCTCGATGCGCACCTCGTTCTGGCGGGAGAGCTGGTCGGCGAGCTCGCGCAGGCGGGCGGCGGCCTGCTCGCGGGTCATGGTCTCGGTGGTCTCGTGCTCGAAGATCTCGTCGCTCATGGCTGTGACGGTAGCGGGAGTCGCGCCGGACCTCAGCCCCCGGCCGACCGACGCGGGGCGACATCTCCGCCGGGCAGAACGGCGGTGATGTCGCTGGGCGTCGGTCGGGTCGGAGTGGAGGCCGGGGCGGAGTAGAGCGGGCTAGAGTGCGGCGGATGGGCGCACGCATCCTCGCGGACATGGACACCGGCATCGACGACGCCTGCGCGCTGCTGCAGCTGGTCGGCGCGGGGGCGGAGCTCGCGGCCGTGACGACGACGGGCGGCAACGCCACCGCCCGAGAGTGCGCGCTCAACACGGCGGCCCTGCTGGATCTGATGGGCCGCACGGACGTGGAGGTGGCCGTGGGCGCCGAGGCGCCCCTGCGACGTCCGCCCGAGAGCACCCCGGAGACCCACGGGGACGGCGGCCTGGGCTACGCCCGCCTGGCACACCGGCCCGAGCGGCTCTCGGCGCGCTCCGCCGTGGACGTCTGGGTCGAGGAGCTGCGCGCCCGCCCGGGCCGGACCACGATCCTGTGCACCGCTCCCCTGACCAATCTGGCCCTCGCGCTGCGCGCCGAGCCGGCGCTGCCCGAGCTCGCGGCCGGCGTCGTGATCATGGGCGGCGCCTTCTACTACCCGGGCAACACCACGCCCACCGCGGAGTGGAACACGTGGTGCGACCCGGACGCCGCGAAGGAGGTCTTCGCGGCGTTCGAGGGCCTGCCCGAGGACCGGCTGCCGCTGCTGTGCCCGCTGGAGACCACCGAACGGATCGAGTACACGCCCGCCCTGCTGGACGCGCTGCTCACGGGCGCCGGGCACGCGCCGGCCGGCTGGGCCGTGGACCGGGCCCGCCGGTCGGGCCCGCAGGCGGACACCGGCAGCCCGGTGCTGGACGTGCTGACCGACGCGCTGCGGTTCTACTTCGAGTTCCACCACGACTACGACCAGGGCTACGTGGCCCACCTGCACGACCTCTTCGCCGCCCAGGTGGCCCTGGGGACGGCTCAGATCCGGACGCAGGCGGCCGTCGTCGACGTGGAGGCGGACTCGGACCTGCTGCGCGGCACCACGGTGCACGACGACCGGCACATCTGGGGGCGGCGGCCCAACGCCCGCCGGGTCGTGGACGCGGACCCGGCGGGCGTGTTCGCGGCGTTCGCTCAGGCGGCGTCCGCGGCGGCCCGCGCGGGCGACGACGCCGGCCGGTAGGTGGGCTCGCTCGCCTTGACCCGGCGGATCACCAGCAGGGTGATCGGCACGATCAGGATCTCCACGAGCGTCTTGTAGAGGAACCCGGTGAACGTGTAGTTCGCCAGCTCGAGCAGCGTGATGGTGCCGGCGAACGCGATGGTGCAGAAGATCAGGGTGTCGAAGAACTGACCCACGATCGTGGAGAGGATCAGGCGGAACGCCACGTGGCGCTCCCGCATGCGCTCCTTGAGGCGGACCACGATGGTCGCGTTAATCAGCGAGCCGGCCAGGAACGCCACGAACCCGGCCACGGTGATCCGCAGCATGGGCGCGAGGGCCTGATCCCACACCTCGAAGCCCTCCACGGGAGTGGTCCAGGAGACCAACGTGTAAGTGAGGGCGGCGAGCACGAGCATCGCGAAGCCCAGGAGAATGGCCCGGCGGGCCCGGCGCCAGCCGTACACCTCGGCGAGGATGTCGCCGATGATGTAGGCGAACGGGAAGAGGAAGGCGCCGCCGTCGAAGATGAGGGGCCCGCCGCCGTAGAACACGTCCGAGAGGACGGGGACGGTGGGGCCGTAGAAGAGCTTGGCCGCGGTGACGCCGGAGAGGATCAGGAGGGCGACGAAGACGCCCACGAACAGGTCGTAGTGGCTCGCGGGCACCCGGGCGAAGGCCGGGGTGCCCTGCCCAGAGACGGGCCGGTCGGTGGTGGGGGTGTCGGTGGTGTTCACCGGACCATCCTGGCACCTGTGAGGCCCAGCGACTGGACGGCTCCCCGCCTCACCCGCCAACTCGCACAGCCACATGCTCCGCCAGACAAAGGAGCACTTCGCCGTGGTCCGTCGACGAATCGGGCTGGAGAGCCGGGTGCCGATGCCAGATGACGTCGCCTCCGGCGAAAAGTGATGCACGTGCCAGGACTCGGCTGTCATCCCCGATGCCGTTGTAGAGGGACCACCATTCGTAATGAACGGTGCCGAGATCTTTGTCGGCCTTCCGGATGAGAGCGGTCTCGAACCACGTGGAAGCAGAATGCCCTTCGCGGGAGATCTCAAAAGACCACAGTCCGCCGGCCTGCGACGCCGTTGCCCTTGCCCTCACCACAAAGGTCGGATCCAGCACAGACGTCAGCCGGTAGACACCGACGAAGGGGTCCTCACTGTCCCTTTCCACCTCCGAGATATCGAACCTCATCCGATCGGCCGGCGGCAGCGCAGCCGT
The sequence above is a segment of the Micrococcus endophyticus genome. Coding sequences within it:
- a CDS encoding amphi-Trp domain-containing protein; this encodes MSDEIFEHETTETMTREQAAARLRELADQLSRQNEVRIEHAGRDVVVTVPDQVELEVELEIEEGGETELEISLSW
- a CDS encoding queuosine precursor transporter, which produces MNTTDTPTTDRPVSGQGTPAFARVPASHYDLFVGVFVALLILSGVTAAKLFYGPTVPVLSDVFYGGGPLIFDGGAFLFPFAYIIGDILAEVYGWRRARRAILLGFAMLVLAALTYTLVSWTTPVEGFEVWDQALAPMLRITVAGFVAFLAGSLINATIVVRLKERMRERHVAFRLILSTIVGQFFDTLIFCTIAFAGTITLLELANYTFTGFLYKTLVEILIVPITLLVIRRVKASEPTYRPASSPARAAADAA
- a CDS encoding nucleoside hydrolase, whose product is MGARILADMDTGIDDACALLQLVGAGAELAAVTTTGGNATARECALNTAALLDLMGRTDVEVAVGAEAPLRRPPESTPETHGDGGLGYARLAHRPERLSARSAVDVWVEELRARPGRTTILCTAPLTNLALALRAEPALPELAAGVVIMGGAFYYPGNTTPTAEWNTWCDPDAAKEVFAAFEGLPEDRLPLLCPLETTERIEYTPALLDALLTGAGHAPAGWAVDRARRSGPQADTGSPVLDVLTDALRFYFEFHHDYDQGYVAHLHDLFAAQVALGTAQIRTQAAVVDVEADSDLLRGTTVHDDRHIWGRRPNARRVVDADPAGVFAAFAQAASAAARAGDDAGR